One region of Eupeodes corollae chromosome 1, idEupCoro1.1, whole genome shotgun sequence genomic DNA includes:
- the LOC129940800 gene encoding uncharacterized protein LOC129940800 has protein sequence MSKTRTINEILEELKSIDEECSEIDEDSQSEGEDEDVEFSNIFIHEIGGEYENESSNTEEEEILIANRGRKRMRLISDSEDEGEEIAMDGTVWKKIDTCSTPGRRPLHTIFKGLSGPTGHAKRNIMKGSVSSAFYLLFDNHMMEHIIKSTEAEARRVLGKEWSLSRNKLESFIAILYIRGANEQKNVDATFLWNKKWGHPCYSNVMSRNCFKEILRFMRFDNKNERSQRLGVDKFCFGI, from the coding sequence ATGTCCAAAACAAGAACAATAAATGAGATATTAGAAGAATTGAAAAGTATAGATGAAGAATGCTCTGAAATAGATGAAGACTCGCAATCTGAAGGAGAAGATGAAGATGTTGAATTTTCCAACATTTTCATTCATGAAATTGGTGGAGAATATGAAAATGAATCTTCAAAtaccgaagaagaggaaattTTGATTGCAAATAGAGGGCGAAAGAGAATGAGGTTGATATCAGATTCTGAAGACGAAGGAGAAGAAATCGCCATGGATGGGACAGTATGGAAAAAGATTGACACATGTTCTACTCCTGGCAGACGACCCCTTCATACTATTTTCAAAGGTCTATCAGGTCCAACTGGGCACGccaaaagaaatattatgaaaGGAAGTGTCAGCTCAGCATTTTATTTGCTATTCGACAATCATATGATGGAACACATTATAAAAAGTACGGAAGCGGAAGCAAGAAGAGTTTTGGGAAAAGAATGGAGCTTATCTCGAAATAAATTAGAGTCATTTATAGCCATTTTATATATTCGTGGTGCCAATGAGCAAAAAAATGTTGACGCAACGTTTTTATGGAATAAAAAATGGGGTCATCCATGTTATTCCAATGTCATGAGTCGTAATTGCTTCAAGGAAATTCTAAGATTTATGCGctttgataataaaaatgagCGAAGCCAACGGTTAGGAGTGGATAAATTTTGCTTTGGCATCTAA